The following proteins come from a genomic window of Denitromonas sp.:
- a CDS encoding cob(I)yrinic acid a,c-diamide adenosyltransferase: MGHRLSKIYTRTGDAGTTGLGDGNRVSKNSLRIHSLGEVDELNACVGLLLTETLPDDVRALLTDVQHDLFDLGGEVCIPGMSMISTKQVDKLEAALDAWNEDLSPLKDFILPGGSRAAAQAHLCRTVCRRAERMLVGLAQEEAVNDGPRQYLNRLSDLLFVLGRHLNKVDGHGDVLWQKGKNA, from the coding sequence ATGGGACACCGCCTCTCCAAGATCTACACCCGCACCGGCGACGCCGGCACCACCGGCCTCGGCGACGGCAACCGCGTCTCCAAGAACAGCCTGCGCATCCACTCGCTGGGTGAGGTCGACGAACTCAACGCCTGCGTCGGCCTGCTGCTCACCGAAACCCTGCCCGACGACGTGCGCGCCCTGCTCACCGACGTGCAGCACGACTTGTTCGATCTGGGCGGCGAAGTGTGCATCCCCGGCATGAGCATGATTTCGACCAAGCAGGTCGACAAGCTCGAAGCCGCGCTCGACGCCTGGAACGAAGACCTCTCCCCGCTCAAGGACTTCATCCTCCCCGGCGGCTCCCGCGCCGCCGCCCAGGCCCACCTGTGCCGCACCGTCTGCCGCCGCGCCGAACGCATGCTCGTCGGCCTGGCCCAGGAAGAGGCGGTCAACGACGGCCCGCGCCAATACCTCAACCGCCTGTCCGACCTGCTCTTCGTGCTCGGTCGTCACCTCAACAAGGTGGACGGGCATGGGGATGTGTTGTGGCAGAAAGGCAAGAATGCCTGA
- the alaS gene encoding alanine--tRNA ligase has protein sequence MKSAQIRRTFLEFFQSKGHEIVDSSSLVPHDDPTLLFTNAGMNQFKDVFLGFDKRPYTRATTSQKCVRAGGKHNDLENVGYTARHHTFFEMLGNFSFGDYFKRDAILYAWELLTEKFRLPKDKLWVTVYAEDDEAFDIWEKEVGVPAERIIRIGDNKGARYASDNFWMMGDTGPCGPCTEIFYDHGPEIPGGPPGSPEEDGDRYIEIWNNVFMQFNRDDKGVMHPLPKPSVDTGMGLERVAAVLQGVHANYEIDLFVNLIAAAARETSDADMDSPSLKVIADHIRACAFLIADGIIPGNEGRGYVLRRIIRRAIRHGYKLGARAAFFYKLVPDLAREMGEAYPQLADDQARIMDVLRQEEARFFETIEHGMAILEAELAAMASQGGNVFDGETAFKLHDTYGFPLDLTADVCRERGVTVDADAFDAAMARQKSQARAAGKFKMAAGLEYAGVSTVFHGYNTLSHEGRITALYRDGAPVERLLPGEQGVVVLDNTPFYAESGGQVGDRGELSKGGACLTLFKVEDTQKIQADVFGHHGEVVNGELNVGDTVAAQVDVAARARTVRNHSATHLMHKALREVLGSHVQQKGSLVDADKTRFDFAHNQPMTAEEIAEVERRVNREIIANVATDASVMALDDAQKSGAMMLFGEKYGDEVRVLTIGSSKELCGGTHVARTGDIGLFKIVSEGGVAAGVRRVEAVTGEGAVEWVQAQQGLLAGAAAALRAPAAELPERIGQLQEGVKSLEKELARLKSKLAASAGADLASQAADVKGAKVLAVSLDGADVKALRETMDKLKDKLGSAAIVLASAAEGKVTLIAGVTADLTGKVKAGELVNFVAQQVGGKGGGRPDMAQAGGTQPENLPGALMRVSEWVGERL, from the coding sequence ATGAAAAGCGCCCAGATCCGCCGTACCTTCCTTGAGTTCTTTCAGTCCAAAGGGCATGAAATCGTCGACTCCAGTTCGCTGGTGCCGCACGACGACCCCACGCTGTTGTTCACCAACGCGGGCATGAACCAGTTCAAGGACGTGTTCCTCGGTTTCGACAAGCGCCCCTACACCCGCGCCACCACCTCGCAAAAATGCGTGCGCGCCGGCGGCAAGCACAACGACCTCGAAAACGTCGGCTACACCGCGCGCCACCACACCTTCTTCGAGATGCTGGGCAACTTCAGCTTCGGCGACTACTTCAAGCGCGACGCCATCCTGTACGCGTGGGAACTGCTCACCGAGAAGTTCCGGCTGCCCAAGGACAAGCTGTGGGTGACGGTCTATGCCGAAGATGACGAAGCCTTCGACATCTGGGAGAAGGAAGTCGGCGTGCCGGCCGAGCGCATCATCCGCATCGGCGACAACAAGGGCGCGCGCTACGCCTCCGACAACTTCTGGATGATGGGCGACACCGGCCCCTGCGGCCCCTGTACCGAGATCTTCTACGACCACGGCCCCGAGATCCCCGGCGGCCCTCCGGGTTCGCCCGAGGAAGACGGCGACCGCTACATCGAGATCTGGAACAACGTGTTCATGCAGTTCAACCGGGACGACAAGGGCGTGATGCATCCGCTGCCCAAACCCTCGGTCGACACCGGCATGGGCCTGGAGCGGGTGGCCGCCGTGCTGCAGGGCGTGCACGCCAACTACGAGATCGACCTGTTCGTGAACCTCATCGCCGCCGCCGCGCGCGAGACGTCTGACGCGGACATGGACAGCCCCTCGCTGAAGGTCATTGCCGACCACATCCGCGCCTGCGCCTTCCTCATCGCCGACGGCATCATCCCCGGCAACGAGGGCCGCGGCTATGTGCTGCGCCGGATCATCCGCCGCGCCATCCGCCACGGCTACAAACTCGGTGCCCGCGCCGCCTTCTTCTACAAGCTGGTGCCCGATCTGGCCCGCGAAATGGGCGAGGCCTACCCGCAGCTGGCGGACGATCAGGCGCGCATCATGGACGTGCTGCGCCAGGAAGAGGCGCGCTTCTTCGAGACCATCGAACACGGCATGGCCATTCTCGAAGCCGAACTCGCCGCCATGGCCAGCCAGGGCGGCAACGTGTTCGACGGCGAAACCGCCTTCAAGCTGCACGACACCTACGGCTTCCCGCTCGACCTCACCGCCGACGTCTGCCGCGAACGCGGCGTGACCGTCGACGCCGACGCCTTCGACGCCGCCATGGCGCGCCAGAAGTCGCAGGCCCGCGCGGCGGGCAAGTTCAAGATGGCTGCCGGGCTGGAGTACGCCGGTGTCAGCACCGTTTTCCACGGCTACAACACCCTCTCGCACGAAGGGCGCATCACCGCGCTGTACCGCGACGGCGCGCCGGTCGAACGCCTGCTGCCGGGCGAGCAGGGCGTGGTGGTGCTCGACAACACCCCGTTCTATGCCGAGTCCGGCGGTCAGGTCGGCGACCGGGGTGAATTGTCCAAGGGCGGCGCCTGCCTCACCCTGTTCAAGGTCGAGGACACACAGAAGATCCAGGCCGACGTGTTCGGCCACCACGGCGAAGTGGTCAACGGCGAGCTGAACGTGGGCGACACCGTGGCCGCGCAGGTGGACGTGGCCGCCCGTGCCCGCACCGTGCGGAACCACTCGGCCACCCACCTCATGCACAAGGCGCTGCGCGAAGTGCTCGGCAGCCATGTGCAGCAGAAAGGCTCGCTGGTCGATGCCGATAAGACCCGCTTCGACTTCGCCCACAACCAGCCGATGACGGCCGAGGAAATCGCCGAGGTCGAGCGCCGGGTGAACCGCGAGATCATCGCCAACGTCGCCACCGATGCCTCGGTGATGGCGCTCGACGACGCGCAGAAATCCGGCGCCATGATGCTCTTCGGCGAAAAGTACGGCGACGAGGTGCGCGTGCTCACCATCGGCTCGTCCAAGGAATTGTGCGGCGGCACCCATGTGGCCCGTACCGGTGACATCGGCCTGTTCAAGATTGTGAGCGAAGGTGGCGTGGCCGCCGGCGTGCGCCGTGTCGAGGCCGTCACCGGCGAAGGCGCGGTGGAATGGGTGCAGGCCCAGCAAGGCCTGCTCGCCGGTGCCGCGGCTGCCTTGCGTGCCCCCGCCGCCGAACTGCCCGAGCGCATCGGCCAGCTGCAGGAGGGCGTCAAGTCGCTCGAGAAGGAGTTGGCCCGCCTCAAGTCCAAACTCGCCGCCAGCGCCGGCGCCGACCTGGCCAGCCAGGCGGCGGACGTCAAGGGTGCCAAGGTGCTGGCCGTGAGCCTCGACGGGGCGGACGTGAAAGCCCTGCGCGAGACCATGGACAAGCTCAAGGACAAGCTCGGCTCGGCCGCCATCGTGCTGGCCTCGGCCGCCGAGGGCAAGGTCACGCTCATCGCCGGCGTCACCGCCGACCTCACCGGCAAGGTCAAGGCTGGCGAGCTGGTCAACTTCGTCGCTCAGCAGGTCGGCGGCAAGGGCGGCGGCCGCCCCGACATGGCCCAGGCCGGCGGCACCCAACCCGAAAACCTCCCCGGCGCGCTCATGCGTGTGTCCGAGTGGGTGGGTGAGCGCCTGTAA
- a CDS encoding low specificity L-threonine aldolase: protein MQQHFASDNYAGICPEATAALLEANTGHAPAYGDDDYTRKVSDRLREVFETDCDVYFVFNGTAANSLALATLCQSYHSVICHPLAHVETDECGAPEFFSNGAKLLTAAGERGRLTPEAITEVATRRSDLHFPKPRGLTLTQTTEVGTLYQPGQVAAIADTARRLGLRVHMDGARFANAVAALGVAPADITWRAGVDVLCFGGTKMGLPVGEAVVFFDRKLSEDFAWRCKQAGQLASKMRFLSAPWLGMLTDDVWLKHARHANAMAQRLSAGLVAAGIELLFPTEANGVFARLPAAVEAGLRAKGWRFYTFIGAGGARFMCGWDTLPATVDAILADIRSLTGACDAI from the coding sequence ATGCAACAACATTTCGCCAGCGACAACTACGCCGGCATCTGCCCCGAAGCCACCGCGGCCCTGCTGGAGGCCAACACCGGCCACGCCCCCGCCTATGGTGACGACGACTACACCCGCAAGGTCTCCGACCGTCTGCGCGAGGTGTTCGAGACCGACTGCGATGTGTACTTCGTGTTCAACGGCACGGCCGCCAACTCGCTGGCGCTGGCCACGCTGTGCCAGTCCTACCACAGCGTGATCTGCCATCCGCTGGCGCATGTGGAAACCGACGAGTGCGGCGCACCGGAGTTCTTCTCCAACGGCGCCAAGCTGCTCACCGCCGCCGGCGAGCGGGGGCGGCTCACGCCCGAGGCGATCACCGAGGTGGCGACGCGGCGCAGCGATCTGCACTTTCCCAAACCGCGCGGCCTCACGTTGACCCAGACCACCGAGGTCGGCACGCTCTACCAGCCCGGCCAGGTGGCCGCCATTGCCGACACCGCCCGCCGCCTGGGCCTGCGGGTGCACATGGATGGCGCGCGCTTCGCCAACGCCGTGGCCGCGCTCGGCGTGGCACCGGCCGACATCACCTGGCGCGCCGGGGTGGATGTGCTGTGTTTTGGCGGCACCAAGATGGGCCTGCCGGTGGGCGAGGCGGTGGTGTTTTTCGATCGCAAGCTGTCCGAGGACTTCGCCTGGCGCTGCAAGCAGGCCGGCCAGCTGGCGTCCAAGATGCGCTTCCTCTCCGCGCCCTGGCTGGGCATGCTGACTGACGACGTATGGCTCAAGCACGCGCGCCATGCCAACGCGATGGCGCAGCGCCTGAGCGCCGGGCTGGTCGCGGCGGGCATCGAACTGCTGTTCCCGACCGAAGCCAACGGCGTCTTCGCGCGCCTGCCGGCGGCGGTCGAGGCCGGCCTGCGCGCCAAGGGCTGGCGTTTCTACACCTTCATCGGCGCGGGCGGTGCGCGCTTCATGTGTGGCTGGGACACGCTGCCGGCCACCGTCGACGCCATCCTCGCTGACATCCGCAGCCTCACCGGAGCGTGCGATGCGATTTGA
- a CDS encoding NUDIX domain-containing protein: MRFDAEQWRYCPRCGTGLADAHIGELPRRVCPDATCGFIAWGNPVPVVCALIECLDRDGQMLLARNAAWPEGKFALVTGFLERDEAPEVAVAREVKEETGLDTQAVHWIGNYNFADANQVLLVYHVQATGEIALNEELAEVKLIAKDKLKGWERGTGYAVLDWLAMRSVEGG; encoded by the coding sequence ATGCGATTTGATGCTGAACAGTGGCGCTACTGCCCGCGCTGCGGCACGGGCCTGGCCGACGCGCACATCGGTGAGCTGCCGCGCCGGGTTTGCCCCGACGCCACCTGCGGCTTCATCGCCTGGGGCAACCCGGTGCCGGTGGTGTGCGCGCTCATCGAATGCCTCGACCGCGACGGCCAGATGCTGCTGGCGCGCAACGCCGCCTGGCCGGAGGGCAAGTTCGCGCTGGTCACCGGCTTCCTGGAGCGCGACGAGGCCCCCGAGGTGGCCGTCGCCCGCGAGGTCAAGGAGGAGACCGGCCTCGACACCCAGGCGGTGCACTGGATCGGCAATTACAACTTTGCCGACGCCAACCAGGTGCTGCTGGTCTATCACGTGCAGGCCACCGGCGAGATCGCGCTCAACGAAGAGCTGGCCGAGGTGAAACTGATCGCCAAGGACAAGCTCAAGGGCTGGGAGCGCGGCACCGGCTATGCGGTGCTGGATTGGCTGGCGATGCGCTCGGTCGAGGGCGGGTAG
- a CDS encoding benzoate/H(+) symporter BenE family transporter encodes MLKHLSPSHLVAGFVAVLVGYTSSAAIIFQAASAAGATAAQLGSWMWALGLGMGVSCIGLSLAYRTPVLTAWSTPGAALLVTALAGLSMGEAVGAFLFSSLLITLCGVFGLFDRIMRHVPRALAGAMLAGILLRFGLQVFTAMASELVLVALMLLTYLLARRLLPRFAVPLTLLAGLALAAAQGGIRFDAVDIALARPEFTMPAFSFPALIGVGLPLFIVTMASQNLPGLAVLRANGYDTPASPLIGWTGATGLLLAPFGGFAFNLAAITAAICMSRDADPDPARRYLASMWAGGFYLLTGVFGATVAGLFDALPAALVVAIAGIALLGTIGNSLAGALAGEREREAALICFLVTASGLTLFDLGSAFWGLVLGLAALHLGNTRDAAQHAPSAEAARAR; translated from the coding sequence ATGCTCAAGCACCTCAGCCCCTCGCACCTCGTCGCCGGTTTCGTCGCCGTGCTGGTGGGCTACACCAGCTCCGCCGCCATCATCTTCCAGGCCGCCTCGGCCGCCGGCGCCACGGCGGCGCAGCTCGGCTCGTGGATGTGGGCACTCGGGCTCGGCATGGGGGTGAGCTGCATCGGCCTGTCGCTGGCCTACCGCACCCCGGTACTCACCGCCTGGTCGACCCCGGGCGCAGCCCTGCTGGTGACCGCGCTGGCCGGCCTGAGCATGGGCGAAGCGGTGGGCGCCTTCCTCTTCTCCTCGCTCTTGATCACGCTGTGCGGGGTCTTCGGCCTGTTCGACCGCATCATGCGCCATGTGCCGCGCGCCCTGGCCGGCGCCATGCTGGCCGGCATCCTGCTGCGCTTCGGCCTGCAGGTGTTCACCGCAATGGCCAGCGAACTGGTGCTGGTGGCGCTGATGCTGCTCACCTACCTGCTCGCCCGCCGGCTGTTGCCGCGCTTCGCCGTGCCGCTGACCCTGCTCGCCGGGCTGGCGCTGGCCGCTGCCCAGGGCGGCATCCGCTTCGATGCCGTCGACATCGCCCTGGCCCGACCGGAGTTCACGATGCCGGCGTTCTCCTTCCCGGCCCTGATCGGCGTCGGCCTGCCGCTGTTCATCGTCACCATGGCCTCGCAGAACCTGCCCGGCCTGGCCGTGCTGCGCGCCAACGGCTACGACACTCCGGCCTCGCCGCTGATCGGCTGGACCGGCGCCACCGGCCTGCTGCTGGCGCCCTTCGGCGGCTTCGCCTTCAACCTGGCGGCCATCACCGCGGCGATCTGCATGAGCCGCGATGCCGACCCCGACCCGGCGCGCCGCTACCTGGCCTCGATGTGGGCCGGCGGCTTCTACCTGCTCACCGGCGTTTTCGGCGCCACCGTCGCCGGCCTGTTCGACGCGCTGCCCGCCGCCCTGGTGGTGGCCATCGCCGGCATCGCCCTGCTGGGCACCATCGGCAACAGCCTGGCCGGTGCGCTGGCCGGCGAGCGCGAACGCGAGGCGGCGCTGATCTGCTTCCTCGTTACCGCCTCGGGGCTCACCCTGTTCGACCTGGGCAGCGCCTTCTGGGGGCTGGTGCTGGGCCTTGCGGCGCTGCATCTGGGCAACACCCGCGATGCCGCGCAGCACGCGCCATCGGCCGAAGCGGCGCGCGCCCGGTGA
- a CDS encoding XRE family transcriptional regulator → MEHTSQYLAETLRTLRKQRQWSLDQAAAQTGVSKAMLGQIERGESSPTVATLWKIASGFHESLSTFIEPAPAATDCAPVFRHANTLRRQPANEGMLVAPMFPFEPRFGFEVFELTLLPGYERRSDPHEAGVTEHVLVVRGVMEVLLAGRWVALGESDAVRFAGDQPHGYRNPGETPVVFHNLIHYPKRWGVSPHAG, encoded by the coding sequence ATGGAACACACCAGTCAATACCTCGCCGAGACTCTGCGAACCTTGCGCAAGCAGCGCCAGTGGAGCCTGGACCAGGCCGCCGCGCAGACCGGCGTCAGCAAGGCCATGCTGGGGCAGATCGAGCGTGGCGAGTCCAGCCCCACGGTGGCCACATTGTGGAAGATCGCCAGCGGTTTTCATGAATCGCTGTCCACCTTTATCGAACCGGCACCTGCGGCGACCGACTGCGCGCCGGTGTTCCGTCACGCCAACACGCTGCGCCGGCAGCCAGCCAACGAGGGCATGCTGGTGGCGCCGATGTTCCCCTTCGAGCCACGCTTCGGCTTCGAGGTGTTCGAGCTGACCCTGCTGCCGGGTTACGAGCGTCGTTCCGATCCCCACGAGGCGGGCGTCACCGAGCATGTGCTGGTGGTGCGTGGTGTGATGGAGGTGTTGCTGGCGGGGCGCTGGGTGGCGCTGGGCGAATCGGACGCGGTGCGCTTTGCCGGCGACCAGCCGCACGGCTATCGTAACCCGGGCGAAACGCCGGTCGTCTTCCACAACCTGATCCACTACCCCAAGCGCTGGGGCGTCTCGCCGCACGCCGGCTAG
- a CDS encoding DUF2182 domain-containing protein: MARLSDAAHAGSDLEAVLRQDRLLALGGLAAVVLLSWGYLWHGAAQMDHAGMSMAAMPHATDATALWLTFVMWTVMMAAMMLPSAAPAIALYGALVRKNGARGRLLPGVWLFTGAYLVVWTLFSAMATLLQVALDAGALLGPDMATTSTTLAGVTLVAAGLYQLTPLKAACLGKCRHPLPFFLTRWHDGPRGAFRMGAEHGLYCLGCCWALMLLLFVAGVMNLVWVALIAAFVFVEKLLPGARITTLAASVALVATGLFLLTGGRF; the protein is encoded by the coding sequence GTGGCACGGCTGAGCGACGCGGCACACGCCGGCAGCGACCTTGAGGCGGTGCTGCGGCAGGATCGCCTGCTGGCCCTTGGCGGTCTTGCCGCTGTCGTCCTGCTGTCCTGGGGCTATCTATGGCACGGCGCCGCGCAAATGGACCATGCCGGCATGTCGATGGCGGCCATGCCGCACGCCACCGACGCTACCGCGCTGTGGCTCACCTTCGTGATGTGGACCGTGATGATGGCCGCCATGATGCTGCCCAGCGCGGCACCGGCCATCGCGCTGTACGGCGCGCTGGTGCGGAAGAACGGGGCCCGCGGCAGGCTGCTGCCCGGCGTGTGGCTCTTCACCGGCGCCTACCTCGTGGTGTGGACGCTGTTCAGCGCGATGGCCACGCTGCTGCAGGTCGCGCTCGATGCCGGCGCACTGCTCGGACCCGACATGGCCACCACCAGCACCACGCTGGCCGGCGTCACACTGGTCGCCGCCGGCCTCTACCAGCTCACGCCGCTCAAGGCAGCCTGCCTCGGCAAGTGCCGCCATCCGCTACCATTTTTCCTCACCCGCTGGCATGACGGCCCGCGGGGCGCCTTCCGGATGGGCGCCGAGCATGGCCTCTATTGCCTGGGCTGCTGCTGGGCATTGATGCTGCTGCTCTTTGTGGCCGGGGTGATGAACCTGGTGTGGGTGGCGCTGATCGCCGCCTTCGTTTTCGTCGAGAAACTCTTGCCTGGTGCGCGGATCACCACGCTCGCGGCCAGCGTCGCGCTGGTCGCGACCGGACTGTTCCTGCTCACCGGCGGCCGGTTCTGA
- a CDS encoding DUF1326 domain-containing protein gives MASWQIEGQYMETCNCTYLCPCGPSNLSAPPTEGDCKAAIAMRIDSGRKDGVSLDGLSFIVMLHSPGPMADGDMTVGLIVDERATEAQVEAISAIATGAAGGPMANLAPLVGRIAGVEKRPIRFEVEGMSYTVTAGELVDQACTGVPGGARPDAPLYLDNSVHPVSSRLALAKATRTLFNAFGITWKDSSGTRNGHFAPFAWHG, from the coding sequence ATGGCTAGCTGGCAAATCGAGGGCCAGTACATGGAGACGTGCAACTGCACGTATCTGTGTCCCTGCGGCCCCTCAAACCTCAGCGCCCCCCCGACCGAAGGCGACTGCAAGGCCGCCATCGCCATGCGCATCGACAGCGGCCGGAAAGACGGCGTTTCGCTCGACGGCCTGTCGTTCATCGTGATGCTGCATTCCCCCGGGCCCATGGCCGACGGCGACATGACCGTGGGCCTGATCGTCGATGAGCGCGCGACCGAGGCGCAGGTCGAAGCCATCAGCGCCATCGCCACCGGCGCCGCCGGCGGGCCGATGGCCAATCTCGCGCCACTGGTCGGCCGCATCGCGGGGGTCGAAAAACGGCCGATTCGCTTCGAGGTGGAGGGCATGAGCTACACCGTCACGGCGGGCGAATTGGTCGACCAGGCCTGCACCGGCGTCCCCGGCGGCGCCCGGCCAGATGCGCCGCTGTATCTCGACAATTCGGTGCACCCGGTCAGCAGCCGCCTCGCGCTGGCCAAGGCCACGCGCACGCTGTTCAACGCATTCGGCATCACCTGGAAAGACAGCAGCGGCACACGCAACGGCCACTTCGCGCCCTTCGCGTGGCACGGCTGA
- a CDS encoding TIGR02647 family protein, with the protein MTLPADLVHELSLLAQYDVSDSQTGLKVHHDAAAETVAAAQRLFDKGLVSQHDGGYLTKLGLEAAEHLASVQRILG; encoded by the coding sequence ATGACCCTTCCCGCCGACCTTGTTCACGAACTCAGCCTGCTCGCCCAGTACGATGTGAGCGATTCGCAAACCGGCCTCAAGGTGCACCACGATGCGGCGGCCGAAACCGTCGCGGCGGCGCAGCGGCTGTTTGACAAGGGGCTGGTGAGCCAGCATGACGGGGGCTACCTGACCAAGCTGGGGCTCGAGGCGGCCGAGCATCTGGCCTCGGTGCAGCGTATTCTCGGTTAG
- a CDS encoding alpha/beta hydrolase — protein sequence MTAARAVIAIPGTMCDARLWHRLLPHLPGVDWRHVPIPDGPDIDHLVTALHAALPAGSVNLFGFSLGGYLAAALACRYPDRVARLFICSNSPCALPESETRQRRQLLAWLTRGGYQGLSDQKIAQMVAARSLADPAIGQCMKDMDATLGLDVLAQQLQASSDRADLLAGVSALCCPVWLGFGEADGLVNRGWIRQLQDTAPAHAVHTVPGAGHMLPLEAPQALARLVARWLA from the coding sequence GTGACGGCTGCGCGCGCAGTCATCGCCATTCCCGGCACGATGTGCGATGCACGGCTGTGGCATCGACTGTTGCCGCATCTGCCCGGCGTCGACTGGCGACATGTGCCAATCCCCGATGGGCCGGATATCGACCACCTCGTCACCGCGCTGCACGCCGCGCTGCCGGCGGGGTCGGTGAACCTGTTCGGCTTTTCGCTCGGCGGTTACCTCGCCGCGGCGCTGGCCTGTCGGTACCCGGATCGGGTCGCGCGCCTGTTCATCTGCTCGAACAGCCCGTGTGCCTTGCCGGAGAGCGAAACGCGCCAGCGCCGGCAGTTGCTGGCCTGGCTCACGCGCGGGGGCTACCAGGGGTTGAGTGACCAGAAGATCGCCCAGATGGTGGCTGCGCGCAGCCTGGCCGACCCGGCCATCGGCCAGTGCATGAAGGACATGGACGCCACGCTCGGTCTCGACGTACTGGCGCAGCAACTGCAAGCGAGCAGCGATCGGGCCGACTTGCTCGCCGGGGTGAGCGCCTTGTGCTGCCCGGTCTGGCTGGGCTTTGGCGAGGCAGACGGTCTGGTCAATCGCGGCTGGATCAGGCAGTTACAGGACACGGCACCCGCGCATGCGGTGCACACGGTACCGGGCGCAGGGCACATGCTGCCGCTGGAGGCGCCGCAGGCCCTCGCCCGCCTGGTGGCGCGGTGGCTGGCGTGA
- a CDS encoding (2Fe-2S) ferredoxin domain-containing protein, with amino-acid sequence MSAVEKPKIGPYRRHLLVCTGPRCTPGGESQALFDSLGEALKAAGLTDGEARVKRTRVGCFAACKGGPVMCVQPDGVWYYEVTPANLQRIVNEHLVGGQPVEALVFHRGPGA; translated from the coding sequence ATGAGCGCCGTCGAGAAACCGAAGATCGGCCCCTATCGCCGCCATCTGCTGGTGTGCACCGGGCCGCGCTGCACGCCCGGCGGCGAATCTCAGGCCTTGTTCGACAGCCTCGGCGAGGCACTCAAGGCGGCGGGCCTGACCGACGGCGAGGCGCGGGTGAAGCGCACCCGCGTCGGCTGCTTTGCCGCCTGCAAGGGCGGCCCGGTGATGTGCGTGCAACCGGACGGGGTGTGGTACTACGAGGTCACGCCCGCCAATCTGCAGCGCATCGTGAATGAGCACCTGGTGGGCGGACAACCGGTCGAGGCGCTGGTTTTCCACCGCGGACCGGGCGCCTGA
- the cobJ gene encoding precorrin-3B C(17)-methyltransferase — protein sequence MTAPGKIMLVGIGPGHVEHMTQRAREAIAEADTIIGYVTYIRLVADLIEGKEIVKKSMTEELDRAIEALARARQGKKVALISSGDAGVYGMAGPTYEVLFEAGWTPGFDIEVEIVPGASALNTCAALVGAPLTHDFCAISLSDLLTPWPVIARRLDAVAASDFVVALYNPKSGRRTQQIVEAQRLFLRHRRPDTPVAIVKSAYRPKQRIEMTTLAAMCEADIGMLSTVLIGNSATFIRDGLMVTPRGYANKYDVTNGDTRDGEQAGRSLSTGLAGWRDTIRASGHSAVRLAADYRLPLDYIEAVLAEPADTAAADA from the coding sequence ATGACCGCACCCGGAAAGATCATGCTCGTGGGCATCGGCCCCGGCCATGTCGAGCACATGACCCAGCGCGCCCGCGAGGCCATCGCCGAAGCCGACACCATCATCGGCTACGTCACCTACATCCGCCTCGTGGCCGATCTCATCGAAGGCAAGGAGATCGTCAAGAAATCGATGACCGAAGAACTCGACCGCGCCATCGAAGCGCTGGCCCGCGCCCGCCAGGGCAAGAAGGTGGCCCTCATCTCCTCGGGCGACGCCGGCGTGTACGGCATGGCCGGGCCGACCTATGAGGTCTTGTTCGAGGCCGGCTGGACACCGGGCTTCGACATCGAGGTCGAGATCGTGCCCGGCGCCTCGGCGCTCAACACCTGCGCCGCGCTGGTCGGCGCGCCGCTCACCCACGATTTTTGCGCCATCTCGCTGTCCGACCTGCTCACGCCGTGGCCGGTGATCGCCCGCCGGCTTGACGCCGTGGCTGCCTCGGATTTTGTCGTCGCCCTCTACAACCCCAAGAGCGGCCGCCGCACGCAGCAGATCGTCGAAGCCCAGCGCCTGTTCCTGCGCCACCGTCGGCCCGACACCCCGGTGGCCATCGTCAAATCGGCCTACCGCCCCAAGCAACGCATCGAGATGACCACGCTGGCCGCCATGTGCGAGGCCGACATCGGTATGCTGTCGACGGTGCTGATCGGCAACTCGGCCACTTTCATCCGCGACGGCCTGATGGTCACGCCGCGCGGCTATGCCAACAAGTATGACGTCACCAACGGCGACACCCGCGACGGCGAACAGGCCGGCCGCTCGCTGTCGACCGGGCTGGCCGGCTGGCGCGACACCATTCGCGCCAGCGGACACAGTGCCGTCCGGCTCGCCGCCGACTACCGCCTGCCGCTCGACTACATCGAGGCCGTACTCGCCGAGCCCGCCGACACCGCGGCAGCCGACGCATGA